One window of Psychrobacillus sp. FSL H8-0483 genomic DNA carries:
- a CDS encoding ABC transporter permease, giving the protein MSFLDVLYFIVPSAIFYAAPLIFTAIGGVFSERSGVVNIGLEGLMVMGAFIGILFNLMFVDTFGALTPWFALIAAMLVSALFSVMHAVASISFRADQTISGVAINLLGVAVALFSVKMIYGKGQTDYIQERFIRFDIPLLSDIPIIGPMFFKDVYSTSILAVGVAVLAWFVIYKTPFGLRLRAVGEHPMAADTMGINVTKMRYIAVILSGALAGIGGAVYAQSISGEFSHSTINGQGFMALAAMIFGKWHPLGALGAAIFFGFAQALSIVGGQIPYVDQVPPYFLHILPYVLTILAVAGFIGKANAPKASGIPYIKGKR; this is encoded by the coding sequence ATGAGCTTCTTAGACGTTCTTTATTTCATCGTTCCCTCAGCTATTTTCTATGCAGCTCCATTAATCTTTACTGCAATTGGCGGGGTCTTCTCCGAACGATCAGGTGTGGTTAACATTGGACTTGAAGGTTTAATGGTAATGGGTGCATTTATCGGAATTCTTTTTAATTTAATGTTTGTGGATACGTTTGGTGCACTGACTCCTTGGTTTGCATTAATTGCAGCAATGCTTGTCTCCGCATTATTTTCTGTAATGCATGCTGTAGCATCTATTTCCTTTAGAGCGGATCAAACAATCTCTGGGGTAGCGATCAACTTGTTAGGCGTTGCTGTAGCATTATTCTCAGTAAAAATGATTTACGGCAAAGGCCAAACAGATTATATTCAAGAACGTTTTATTCGTTTCGATATTCCATTGTTAAGTGATATACCTATAATTGGACCAATGTTTTTTAAAGATGTTTATTCTACATCGATTTTAGCAGTTGGGGTTGCAGTACTTGCATGGTTCGTTATTTATAAAACACCATTTGGCTTACGTTTACGCGCTGTTGGAGAACATCCAATGGCTGCAGATACTATGGGTATTAATGTAACGAAAATGCGTTATATTGCGGTTATTTTATCAGGTGCTCTTGCTGGTATTGGTGGAGCAGTATATGCTCAATCTATCTCTGGAGAGTTCAGTCACTCTACTATAAATGGACAAGGTTTCATGGCGCTTGCCGCAATGATTTTTGGTAAATGGCACCCACTTGGTGCACTTGGAGCAGCTATATTCTTTGGTTTTGCTCAAGCATTAAGTATTGTTGGAGGACAGATCCCATATGTTGATCAAGTACCTCCCTACTTCTTACACATCTTACCATATGTATTAACTATTTTAGCAGTTGCAGGATTTATCGGAAAAGCAAATGCACCAAAGGCTAGTGGTATTCCATACATTAAAGGAAAACGATGA
- a CDS encoding pitrilysin family protein codes for MFQQFELAHGVKLYVRPTEQFKTINISFKWKQQLTLEQAAIRSVLANVLQYNNAEYPTNAAFRKRLDDLYGAVLYFDTAKKGNHHIFSLNAETVNDAYLSNEKVVEEVFSLLHTVIYKPNMVDGKFVDSVVKREKEQVIERIQSIYDDKTRYAQQRLLENILPNHAASITANGTVAAVQGVTNEQLVDMHETLLKKDELSIYVVGDVNIQEIKDKMEKYFQFTARTAQLKQEVEAPTTTNNKDFLHEIQDMKQGKLHMAYRTPITFFSKEFPIMQLTNGILGGFAHSKIFINVREKESMAYYASSSYSSLYGLIFVLAGIDSNLQEKAVKLIDEQLKSMQAGDITDLEINQTKSMLKNQLKEALDSSRAQIEIYDQYKEIDESFTVENWVSRWSSVTKEQIQQMASTIEKEFVYFLSGKDGADNE; via the coding sequence ATGTTTCAACAGTTTGAACTTGCACATGGTGTTAAGCTTTACGTGCGACCGACAGAACAATTTAAAACCATTAACATATCATTTAAATGGAAACAGCAGTTAACCTTAGAACAAGCAGCGATTCGTTCGGTATTAGCAAATGTTCTTCAATATAATAATGCAGAGTATCCAACAAATGCTGCTTTCCGAAAGCGCTTAGATGACCTATATGGAGCTGTTTTGTATTTTGATACAGCTAAGAAGGGAAATCATCATATTTTTTCATTAAATGCTGAAACGGTGAATGATGCTTATTTGTCCAATGAAAAAGTAGTAGAGGAAGTATTCTCTTTATTACATACCGTAATTTATAAACCAAATATGGTTGATGGGAAATTTGTTGATTCTGTTGTGAAAAGAGAAAAAGAACAAGTGATTGAGCGCATTCAGTCCATATATGACGATAAAACCAGATATGCCCAACAACGCTTACTAGAAAACATTCTACCAAACCATGCTGCGTCGATCACTGCTAATGGTACAGTTGCAGCAGTACAAGGTGTAACGAATGAACAGTTGGTTGATATGCATGAAACGCTTTTAAAGAAAGATGAATTGTCTATTTATGTAGTTGGTGATGTAAATATTCAAGAAATAAAAGATAAAATGGAGAAATATTTCCAATTTACAGCTAGAACAGCGCAACTTAAACAAGAAGTAGAAGCTCCAACAACAACAAATAATAAAGATTTTCTGCATGAAATACAAGATATGAAGCAAGGGAAATTGCACATGGCGTATCGTACGCCTATTACTTTTTTCTCGAAAGAGTTCCCAATAATGCAATTAACAAATGGGATACTTGGTGGATTTGCTCATTCGAAGATATTTATAAATGTTCGAGAAAAAGAAAGTATGGCTTATTACGCATCAAGTAGTTATTCCTCTTTATATGGCCTAATATTTGTCCTAGCAGGAATTGATTCAAACTTACAGGAAAAGGCCGTAAAACTAATCGATGAGCAATTAAAATCCATGCAAGCAGGAGATATAACAGATTTAGAGATCAATCAGACTAAATCGATGTTAAAGAATCAATTAAAAGAAGCATTGGATTCTTCAAGAGCTCAGATTGAAATTTACGATCAGTACAAAGAAATAGATGAATCATTTACGGTAGAAAACTGGGTTTCAAGATGGTCAAGTGTAACGAAAGAGCAAATACAACAAATGGCTTCTACAATAGAGAAGGAATTCGTCTATTTCCTTTCTGGTAAGGATGGTGCAGACAATGAATGA
- a CDS encoding pitrilysin family protein: protein MNETYFEQLEETLYHEQLPNGLNVYILPKKGFSKTYVTFTTKYGSIDSKFTPLGKDKPVIVPDGIAHFLEHKMFEKEEGDVFQKFSEKGASANAFTSFTRTAYLFSSTDYILDNTKTLLDFVQQPYFTEQTVEKEKGIIAQEITMYDDQPDWRLYFGAIENMYKEHPVKIDIAGTVESINKITAEHLYECYNTFYHPSNMVLFVVGAVDPKEMMAFIKEDQASKTFEAPQEITRFFPDEQNDVDIKERKLQMDVQKPKVIYGIKSNNVNISGEEMLNYELAMQVAIELVFGRTSAFYQDVYDKGLVDESYSADYSMENGYGFTMIGSDTSNAEELTQTIRQSILNHASEWEFTVEDLKRITRKKIGYFLRALNSIEYIANQFTRYSFNDMNLFDVVPALENLTMEQVKDAFETLRNENAHTVFTIVPFEKNKNE from the coding sequence ATGAATGAAACTTACTTTGAGCAATTAGAAGAAACGTTATATCATGAGCAGTTGCCAAATGGTTTAAATGTGTACATATTACCTAAAAAGGGGTTCTCTAAAACGTATGTAACGTTTACGACAAAATATGGCTCTATCGACAGCAAATTTACTCCTCTTGGTAAAGATAAGCCTGTAATCGTTCCAGATGGGATCGCACATTTTTTAGAGCACAAAATGTTTGAAAAGGAAGAAGGAGACGTTTTTCAGAAGTTTAGTGAAAAAGGGGCTTCTGCGAATGCTTTTACTTCTTTTACAAGAACGGCTTATTTATTTTCCTCGACCGATTATATTTTAGATAATACGAAAACCTTGCTTGACTTTGTACAACAACCTTACTTTACGGAACAAACGGTTGAAAAGGAAAAAGGGATTATTGCCCAGGAAATCACCATGTATGATGATCAACCCGATTGGCGTTTATACTTTGGAGCAATTGAAAATATGTATAAAGAGCATCCAGTGAAAATCGATATTGCTGGTACAGTAGAATCTATTAATAAAATTACAGCTGAACATTTATATGAGTGTTATAATACTTTTTATCATCCTTCGAACATGGTGTTATTTGTGGTTGGGGCCGTAGATCCAAAGGAAATGATGGCTTTTATTAAAGAAGATCAGGCTTCCAAGACATTTGAAGCTCCTCAAGAGATAACACGATTTTTCCCAGATGAGCAAAATGACGTTGACATAAAAGAACGAAAGTTACAAATGGATGTGCAAAAACCTAAAGTAATTTATGGTATCAAATCTAATAATGTCAACATTTCAGGTGAAGAAATGCTAAATTATGAGTTGGCTATGCAAGTAGCAATTGAGCTAGTTTTTGGACGAACATCTGCTTTTTATCAAGATGTTTATGATAAAGGTTTAGTTGATGAATCGTATTCCGCTGACTATTCCATGGAAAACGGGTATGGGTTCACCATGATTGGTTCGGATACATCGAATGCGGAGGAACTGACGCAAACAATTAGACAATCTATCTTGAATCATGCGAGTGAATGGGAGTTTACCGTAGAAGATTTAAAACGAATTACTCGTAAAAAAATTGGCTATTTTTTAAGAGCTTTGAATTCCATTGAATACATTGCGAACCAATTTACACGATACTCATTTAATGATATGAATTTATTTGATGTGGTACCTGCACTCGAAAATTTAACGATGGAACAAGTGAAAGATGCGTTTGAGACTCTCAGAAATGAAAATGCACATACCGTATTTACAATTGTTCCATTTGAAAAAAATAAGAATGAATAA
- a CDS encoding SDR family oxidoreductase, whose protein sequence is MNKKFALVVGASGEIGHAISRSLAEAGWSLYLHYANNEERVSVLVNDLEESFPTQEFMLIQADLRKSESVEKLSNSIFTIHSVVFAQGHSLFKGLEQTSLEDIRYLFQVHVEHPMFLVGKLTPKLRKQTHSSIIFVGSIWGDTGASYEVAYSAAKGAQHAFVKAYAKEVATQKITVNAVAPGFIETKMNAHVEEEARQQILEEIPAGVFGSTQDVANAVVFLTGEKATYITGQIIRVNGGWYI, encoded by the coding sequence ATGAATAAAAAATTTGCATTAGTTGTGGGGGCTTCGGGTGAAATAGGGCATGCTATTAGCCGTAGTCTTGCTGAAGCAGGATGGTCCCTATATTTGCATTACGCAAACAATGAAGAGCGAGTGAGTGTACTTGTAAATGATTTAGAAGAATCTTTTCCTACACAAGAATTTATGCTTATACAGGCAGACTTGAGAAAATCGGAATCGGTCGAAAAGTTATCGAATTCCATTTTTACCATTCATTCGGTTGTATTTGCACAAGGACATAGCCTATTCAAAGGTTTAGAACAAACTTCTTTAGAAGACATTCGCTATCTATTTCAGGTACACGTAGAACATCCCATGTTTTTAGTAGGAAAATTAACACCAAAGCTTCGAAAACAAACACACAGTTCGATCATTTTTGTTGGATCAATTTGGGGCGATACAGGTGCTTCATATGAAGTAGCTTATTCAGCAGCAAAAGGTGCTCAACACGCCTTTGTTAAAGCGTATGCGAAAGAAGTTGCTACACAAAAAATCACGGTAAATGCAGTAGCTCCAGGATTTATTGAGACAAAAATGAATGCCCATGTAGAGGAAGAAGCTCGTCAACAAATTTTAGAGGAAATACCAGCAGGAGTATTTGGCTCTACACAAGATGTAGCTAATGCAGTAGTATTTTTAACAGGTGAAAAAGCAACTTATATAACTGGTCAAATAATCCGTGTGAATGGTGGATGGTACATTTGA
- a CDS encoding DUF3388 domain-containing protein, with the protein MASEWFFEYEIQINRPGLLGDISSLLGMLRVNIVTINGVDEGRRGMLIKAEKKENIERFEHIVSTMDTIHLTKFREPKLRDRLAVRHGRYIQRDADDKKTFRFVRDELGLLVDFMAEIFKQEGHKLIGIRGMPRVGKTESVVAASVCANKKWIFLSSTMIKQTIRSQLAGDEFSDRNIFILDGIVTRKSNDEKHLQLVREMMRMPTIKVVEHPDMFIQHSEYSIDDFDYIIELRHNPDEIITYEMMEKNHGISDKGMGGFGGFGGFNF; encoded by the coding sequence ATGGCTAGTGAGTGGTTTTTTGAATACGAGATTCAAATAAATCGTCCAGGACTTTTAGGAGACATTTCTTCTTTACTTGGAATGCTACGAGTTAATATTGTCACGATTAATGGGGTTGACGAAGGTAGACGTGGAATGCTTATTAAAGCAGAAAAGAAAGAGAATATTGAACGGTTTGAACATATTGTTTCTACTATGGATACAATACATTTAACCAAATTTCGGGAACCTAAGCTGAGAGATCGTTTAGCTGTTCGCCACGGCCGCTATATTCAACGAGATGCGGATGATAAAAAAACTTTTCGGTTTGTTCGAGATGAACTTGGTCTTCTAGTGGACTTCATGGCTGAAATATTTAAACAGGAAGGTCATAAGTTAATTGGAATTAGAGGGATGCCTCGTGTAGGTAAGACAGAGTCAGTTGTTGCAGCAAGTGTTTGTGCTAACAAAAAATGGATTTTCCTTTCTTCTACTATGATTAAACAAACAATTAGAAGTCAGTTAGCTGGAGACGAATTTAGTGATCGTAATATTTTCATTTTAGACGGTATTGTGACGAGAAAATCAAATGATGAAAAGCATCTTCAGCTTGTTAGAGAAATGATGCGTATGCCAACGATTAAGGTGGTGGAACACCCAGATATGTTTATCCAGCATTCTGAGTATTCTATTGACGATTTTGACTATATTATCGAGCTTCGACATAATCCTGATGAGATTATTACTTATGAAATGATGGAAAAAAACCACGGAATATCCGACAAAGGAATGGGTGGTTTTGGCGGATTTGGTGGATTTAATTTTTAA
- a CDS encoding RodZ domain-containing protein has protein sequence MTELGARLKEARVAKGFSIDDLQEITKIQKRYLSSIEQGNYATMPGAFYVRAFIKQYAEAVGLNGDELLETYKSEIPSSASDDVSKNIPPTPTRRTLGGQSSNRFMEIFPMLVVALFVVAIIVIVWTLFQSGPKDVPEEIDTETGLTMETKPPKEEVTPPAEEEPEEPVEEVVEEPVLEQQITVGATQGENTTYDLTGAEGYEVKVVATGKSWLSIQDQNGVEMMQPAREIQAGETFTLDASNAERIRIRVGSTPNASVYINDQLVEYPSERTPQNLVIQFNK, from the coding sequence TTGACAGAACTTGGTGCTCGCTTAAAAGAAGCGAGAGTAGCAAAAGGTTTTAGTATTGATGATTTACAAGAAATAACAAAAATTCAAAAAAGATATTTATCTAGTATAGAACAAGGAAATTATGCAACTATGCCAGGTGCATTTTATGTGCGTGCTTTTATTAAACAGTATGCTGAAGCGGTTGGATTAAATGGAGACGAATTATTGGAGACATACAAATCAGAAATTCCTTCTTCAGCAAGCGATGATGTTTCTAAAAATATACCTCCGACACCTACGAGAAGGACGCTTGGGGGACAATCCTCCAATAGGTTTATGGAAATATTCCCTATGCTAGTTGTAGCATTATTTGTTGTTGCAATTATTGTTATTGTATGGACATTATTTCAGAGTGGACCGAAAGATGTACCAGAAGAAATTGACACTGAGACGGGCCTAACGATGGAAACAAAGCCGCCGAAAGAAGAAGTGACACCACCGGCAGAAGAAGAGCCAGAAGAGCCTGTAGAAGAAGTGGTTGAAGAGCCGGTTTTAGAGCAACAAATTACAGTTGGAGCTACGCAAGGTGAAAATACTACATATGATTTAACTGGAGCAGAAGGCTATGAAGTGAAGGTAGTTGCAACAGGAAAATCATGGTTATCTATTCAAGATCAAAATGGTGTAGAAATGATGCAGCCTGCAAGAGAAATCCAAGCGGGTGAAACATTTACATTAGATGCTAGTAATGCAGAGCGAATTCGTATCAGAGTAGGGTCTACTCCAAATGCATCTGTATATATAAATGATCAACTAGTTGAATATCCATCTGAAAGAACACCACAAAATCTAGTAATACAGTTTAACAAATAG
- the pgsA gene encoding CDP-diacylglycerol--glycerol-3-phosphate 3-phosphatidyltransferase: protein MNIPNQISMFRIFLIPVFMLFMLVDFNWGDVSFLGATIPVGHLVGAIIFIIASITDFIDGYYARKYNLVTNMGKFLDPLADKLLVSAALIILVQFGIAPAWVVILIISREFAVTGLRLILANEGEVVAANQLGKIKMWTQIIAISSLLLGNVFFELFNFPFDMIMLYVCLFFTLWSGFDYFYINRKVLLDSK from the coding sequence ATGAATATACCAAATCAAATCTCCATGTTCCGAATTTTTTTAATTCCAGTATTTATGTTATTTATGCTAGTAGATTTTAATTGGGGAGATGTTAGTTTTCTTGGTGCGACTATTCCTGTAGGTCATTTAGTTGGAGCAATTATTTTCATCATTGCATCGATCACAGATTTTATTGATGGGTATTACGCGCGTAAATATAATCTAGTTACAAACATGGGGAAATTTTTAGATCCATTAGCGGATAAACTGCTTGTATCTGCTGCCCTCATTATTTTAGTTCAGTTTGGTATTGCACCCGCTTGGGTTGTTATATTAATTATTAGCCGTGAGTTTGCTGTAACAGGACTTCGTTTAATTCTTGCAAACGAAGGAGAAGTTGTAGCTGCAAACCAATTAGGTAAAATTAAAATGTGGACACAAATTATAGCTATTTCTTCCTTACTATTAGGAAATGTATTTTTTGAACTATTTAACTTTCCATTTGATATGATTATGTTATATGTTTGTTTATTCTTTACATTATGGTCTGGATTCGATTATTTCTATATAAATCGTAAAGTATTACTGGATTCTAAGTAG
- a CDS encoding competence/damage-inducible protein A, which produces MKAEIIAVGSELLLGQISNTNARFISSQLAEIGIDVFFHTVVGDNPNRLLDSIKIAEERADLIIFTGGLGPTKDDLTKETISKHLNKKLVFDENAMIFIEDFFKRMNREMTENNKKQALVLEGCTVLENKHGMAPGMLLATKSHAYMLLPGPPKEMEPMFQFEAKPLLLKLLHNETVIMSHVIRFYGIGEAELETKVQDLLDNQTNPTLAPLASDGEVTLRLTAKSDTEKDAWQKIEALQAEILHRVGKFVYGYNNDSLASKLRDILIENELTISAAESMTAGLFQSELAAVPGMGEALVGGMITYTEDVKIKQLGVNEAIIKEFSVVSSQCAEEMAVRVKEKFNTNIGIGITGAAGPDGHGGQPAGTVWIGIAYGEMAPISYKLNLSGMRNTNRLRAVKFTIHYLLQLLREQGNARI; this is translated from the coding sequence ATGAAAGCTGAAATTATTGCTGTCGGTTCGGAATTGTTGTTGGGTCAAATATCCAATACAAACGCACGATTTATTTCTTCCCAACTAGCGGAAATAGGTATCGATGTTTTTTTTCATACAGTTGTAGGTGATAATCCAAACCGTTTATTAGATTCCATTAAAATTGCAGAAGAACGTGCGGATTTAATCATTTTTACAGGTGGATTAGGGCCAACTAAAGATGACTTGACAAAAGAGACCATCTCAAAGCATTTGAACAAAAAACTTGTATTCGATGAAAATGCAATGATTTTTATTGAAGATTTCTTTAAACGAATGAATCGTGAAATGACCGAAAATAATAAAAAGCAAGCACTTGTACTCGAAGGGTGCACGGTTTTAGAAAATAAACATGGAATGGCACCTGGTATGTTATTAGCTACTAAAAGTCATGCCTATATGCTCCTTCCGGGACCACCAAAAGAAATGGAACCAATGTTTCAATTTGAAGCTAAACCATTGCTACTAAAACTTTTACATAACGAAACAGTAATTATGTCACATGTTATTCGCTTCTATGGAATTGGCGAAGCAGAATTAGAGACGAAAGTGCAAGATTTATTAGACAATCAGACAAATCCAACGCTTGCTCCACTGGCATCAGACGGAGAAGTTACTTTAAGGCTTACTGCTAAAAGTGATACAGAAAAGGATGCTTGGCAGAAGATCGAAGCTTTACAGGCCGAGATTCTACATAGAGTTGGCAAGTTTGTGTATGGGTATAATAATGATTCGCTTGCTTCCAAACTAAGAGACATCTTAATCGAAAATGAGTTAACGATTTCTGCTGCAGAAAGTATGACAGCGGGTTTATTCCAATCAGAACTTGCAGCTGTACCTGGTATGGGTGAAGCGTTAGTAGGTGGAATGATTACTTATACAGAAGATGTGAAAATAAAACAATTAGGTGTTAATGAAGCGATCATTAAAGAGTTTAGCGTTGTTTCTAGTCAATGTGCAGAAGAAATGGCAGTTCGAGTGAAAGAAAAATTTAATACTAATATTGGTATTGGAATAACTGGAGCGGCTGGACCAGATGGACATGGCGGCCAACCAGCTGGTACTGTTTGGATTGGTATTGCTTACGGAGAAATGGCACCTATTTCATATAAATTGAACCTTTCAGGTATGAGAAATACAAACAGACTTAGAGCAGTCAAATTTACCATTCACTATTTATTACAATTACTTCGTGAACAAGGAAATGCAAGAATTTAA
- the recA gene encoding recombinase RecA, whose translation MSNDRKAALEMALKQIEKQFGKGSVMRLGEKTDLQISTSSSGSLALDSALGIGGYPRGRIIEVYGPESSGKTTVALHAIAEIQKTGGQAAFIDAEHALDPVYAQKLGVNIDELLLSQPDTGEQALEIAEALVRSGAVEILVIDSVAALVPKAEIEGEMGDSHIGLQARLMSQALRKLSGVINKSNTIAIFINQIREKVGVMFGNPEVTPGGRALKFYSSVRLEVRRAEAIKQGTDIVGNKTKIKIVKNKVAPPFKTAEVDIMYGEGISQEGEIVDIGSDLDIIQKSGSWYAYNEERIGQGRENAKQFLKENPNTKNEIASKIRESLGMTGSSVTIEAPEEEEDEEFDLLLDEN comes from the coding sequence TTGAGCAATGATCGTAAAGCGGCTTTAGAAATGGCTTTAAAACAAATAGAGAAACAATTTGGTAAGGGTTCGGTTATGAGGCTTGGAGAAAAAACTGATCTTCAAATTTCTACTTCTTCTAGTGGTTCATTAGCACTTGATTCAGCACTAGGGATAGGTGGATATCCAAGAGGCCGTATTATTGAGGTATATGGACCAGAAAGCTCTGGTAAAACTACAGTAGCACTACATGCAATTGCAGAAATCCAAAAAACTGGCGGTCAAGCCGCTTTTATTGACGCAGAGCATGCGTTGGACCCAGTTTATGCTCAAAAACTAGGGGTTAATATTGACGAATTACTTTTATCACAACCAGATACAGGGGAGCAAGCGCTTGAAATTGCAGAGGCTTTAGTACGAAGTGGCGCAGTTGAAATTTTAGTAATTGACTCAGTAGCAGCTCTAGTACCGAAAGCGGAAATTGAAGGAGAAATGGGAGATTCACATATTGGTCTTCAAGCACGTTTAATGTCACAAGCATTACGTAAGCTTTCAGGTGTTATTAACAAATCTAATACAATTGCTATTTTTATAAATCAAATTCGAGAAAAAGTTGGAGTAATGTTTGGGAACCCTGAAGTAACACCAGGTGGACGCGCGCTTAAATTTTATAGTTCCGTTCGTTTAGAAGTAAGACGTGCAGAGGCTATTAAACAAGGGACAGATATCGTTGGTAACAAAACGAAAATCAAAATAGTTAAAAATAAAGTAGCACCTCCATTTAAAACAGCAGAAGTTGATATTATGTATGGAGAAGGAATTTCTCAAGAAGGAGAAATTGTTGATATAGGATCAGACCTTGATATAATACAAAAAAGTGGTTCTTGGTATGCGTATAATGAAGAACGCATTGGTCAAGGTAGAGAAAATGCAAAGCAATTCCTAAAAGAAAATCCAAATACTAAAAACGAAATTGCGTCTAAAATTCGTGAATCGCTCGGTATGACAGGTAGCTCGGTTACAATAGAAGCTCCTGAAGAGGAAGAAGACGAAGAATTCGACTTATTATTGGACGAAAATTAA
- the rny gene encoding ribonuclease Y, which translates to MPYEIIISALLGLFFGALFGYNYLKKVNDSKVTGAKQSSALILDEAKREAEALKKEALLEAKDETHQLRTEAESDIRERRMELQKQENRLLQREENLDRKDDALNKREVGLERKEDALTERQQHIEQKESKVDELVALQQSELQRISTLTREEAKSIILQEVENELATDIAVMTKESETRAKEESDKKSREILSLALQRFAADHVAETTVSVVNLPNDEMKGRIIGREGRNIRTLETLTGIDLIIDDTPEAVILSGFDPIRRETARLALEKLVQDGRIHPARIEEMVEKSRREVDEQIREIGEQTTFDIGIHNLHPDLMKILGRLRYRTSYGQNVLKHSTEVAYLAGLLAAELGEDVTLARRAGLLHDIGKAIDHEVEGSHVEIGVELATKYKEHPVVINSIASHHGDTEATSVIAVLVAAADALSAARPGARSETLENYIRRLEKLEEISESYDGVEKSFAIQAGREIRIMVRPDQIDDLTAHRLARDIRKRIEEELDYPGHIKVTVIRETRAVEYAK; encoded by the coding sequence ATGCCATATGAAATTATCATCTCCGCTTTGCTTGGCCTATTTTTCGGTGCTCTTTTTGGTTATAATTATCTGAAAAAAGTGAACGATTCTAAAGTGACTGGTGCAAAACAATCTTCAGCACTCATCTTAGATGAAGCAAAGCGAGAAGCTGAAGCATTGAAGAAAGAAGCACTATTAGAAGCCAAAGATGAAACTCACCAATTACGAACTGAAGCAGAATCTGACATCCGTGAACGCCGTATGGAACTGCAAAAACAGGAAAATCGGTTATTACAAAGAGAAGAGAATCTTGATCGAAAAGATGATGCTCTAAACAAGAGAGAAGTTGGCCTTGAGCGTAAAGAAGATGCTCTAACCGAAAGACAACAGCATATCGAACAGAAGGAAAGTAAAGTGGACGAACTAGTTGCATTGCAACAAAGCGAGCTACAAAGAATCTCTACTTTAACAAGAGAAGAAGCAAAATCAATTATTCTTCAAGAAGTAGAAAATGAACTTGCTACAGATATTGCTGTGATGACGAAGGAATCAGAAACAAGAGCGAAAGAAGAATCGGATAAAAAATCTCGTGAGATCCTTTCACTTGCTCTACAACGTTTTGCAGCGGATCATGTAGCAGAAACAACAGTTTCGGTTGTTAATTTACCAAACGATGAAATGAAAGGTCGAATCATTGGTCGGGAAGGTCGAAACATTCGTACGCTAGAAACTTTAACAGGTATCGATTTAATTATTGATGACACACCAGAAGCTGTAATTCTATCTGGATTTGATCCAATCCGAAGAGAAACTGCTCGTTTAGCACTCGAAAAACTAGTACAAGATGGACGAATTCATCCAGCCCGTATTGAGGAAATGGTAGAGAAGTCTAGAAGAGAAGTGGATGAACAAATTCGTGAAATTGGTGAACAAACAACGTTTGATATTGGCATTCATAATTTACATCCTGATCTAATGAAAATTTTAGGCCGATTACGTTATCGTACAAGTTATGGGCAAAATGTGTTGAAGCACTCAACTGAAGTAGCCTACTTAGCTGGTCTATTAGCAGCGGAACTTGGAGAAGACGTTACGCTTGCAAGACGCGCTGGTTTACTTCACGATATTGGGAAAGCAATCGATCATGAAGTCGAAGGAAGCCATGTAGAGATTGGTGTAGAGCTTGCAACGAAATATAAAGAGCATCCAGTAGTCATTAACAGTATTGCTTCCCATCATGGAGATACAGAAGCTACTTCTGTTATAGCAGTATTAGTTGCTGCTGCCGATGCACTGTCTGCTGCTCGTCCTGGTGCAAGAAGTGAAACATTAGAAAACTATATTCGTCGTTTAGAGAAACTGGAAGAAATTTCAGAATCATACGATGGAGTAGAAAAATCTTTTGCCATTCAAGCAGGAAGAGAGATTCGTATTATGGTTCGCCCTGATCAAATTGATGATTTAACTGCTCATCGTTTGGCTAGAGATATTCGTAAACGAATCGAAGAAGAACTTGATTACCCTGGTCATATTAAAGTGACAGTAATCAGAGAAACAAGAGCTGTGGAATACGCTAAATAA